The uncultured Celeribacter sp. genome includes the window ACCGGTGGCTATGTCCTCAAAGGGCATGGCCGGATCTACTTCGGCGAAGACTACAAGGAATATATCGACATGTATGAGGGCGATTTCGTTTTCGTACCGCCCTTCATGCCCCATGTCGAAGTGAACATGAGCACCACGGAAGAGCTGGTTTGGCTGACCTGCCGCACCCCGGACAATCTGGTCACCAACCTGCCTGACGTGCCTGATGAGCAGCTCGAAGGCTATCGCCGCGCCTGACGCCAGTCAGGCCTTTGCAGGCCAATGGTCATGATGCCTCCGATGTCGGTCGTGATGTCGGGGGCAGCGAACAAAAAGGACATCCGTCATGAAACTTCTCCGCTACGGGCCGCTGGGGTCTGAACGCCCCGCCTTGCGCGACGACAGTGGCGCCTTGCGCGATCTCTCTGCTGTGGTGCCGGACATCAACGGCGATGCGCTGGCACCCGACATGCTGGCAAAGCTTGCGGCGCTGGATCTCGAAACCCTGCCGCTTGTCGAAGGGACGCCCCGGTTGGGGTCGGCCATAGCGCGTCCGGGCAAGTTCATTTGCGTCGGGCTGAACTATGCCGATCACGCGCGCGAAACCGGCAAGCAGCCGCCTGCGGAACCTATCCTGTTTTCCAAGGCCTCCAACGCGATTTGCGGGCCGAATGACGACGTGGAAATCCCGCGCGGCTCTGAAAAGACCGACTGGGAAGTGGAACTGGGTGTCGTGATCGGCAGCCGCGCCAAATATGTCTCAGAGGCCGAGGCGCTGGACCATGTGGCGGGTTATGCGCTGGTCAACGATGTGTCCGAGCGAGCGTTTCAGTCCGAACGCGGCGGTCAATGGATGAAGGGCAAAGGTCACGACACCTTTGGGCCGGTCGGCCCATGGCTCGCGACCAAGGATGAATTCGAGGACATTCAGAATATCGATCTGTGGCTGGACGTCGATGGCGAACGCCGCCAGACCGGGAACACCCGCACGATGATCTTCGATGTTCCCTTTCTTGTCAGCTATATTTCGCAGTTTATGACGCTGGAGCCGGGCGACATCATTGCCACTGGCACGCCGCCGGGCGTCGGGCTGGGGATGAAGCCGCCGGTCTTTTTGAAAGAAGGTCAGATCGTGACGCTTGGTGCGTCGGGTCTGGGGGAGCAACGTCAAAGGATGGTGCAGGCATGAGCATCGATTTCAACACCGTGAAGAACGCCCTGACGGATCTGTCGGGCAAAACCGCGATTGTGACCGGGGCGGCGCGCGGGCAGGGGGCCATTGAGGCCGAGCTTCTGGCAACCGCCGGGGCCTCTGTTCTGCTGTGCGATGTTCTGCAAGACGATGGCACGGCGCTGGCTGCGCGCCTGTGTGAGGCGGGCAAGGACGTCAAATTCCTGAAGCTCGATGTGACCTCTGAGGCGGGTTGGCTGGAAGCCCTGACCATGGTGCGCGACTGGACCGGTCGGCTGGATATTCTAGTCAACAACGCTGGGATCATCAATCGCAAGATCATTCGCGACATGTCGGTTGAAGAATGGCGCAAGGTGCTGGACGTCAATGCCACAGGTGCCTTTATCGGCATCAAGCTCGCCGCGCCGATGATGGCGGAAACCGGGGGCGGTTCGATCGTGAACATCTCGTCGAACAGTGCCTTTTCCGGCCATTACGATCCGGCCTATACCTCGTCGAAATGGGCGCTACGCGGATTGACCCGGACCGCGGCGATGGAATTTGCGGAGGACAATATTCGTGTGAATGCCATTTGCCCGGGTCTGATCGTGACCGATCTGAACCGCAATTCGCCGCATTTGGGGCCGATGATCGGCATGACCCCGGCGCAGCGGGCAGGAGAGGCCGATGAAGTTGCGCAACTGGTGCTGTTCTTGGCTTCCGACGGGTCGCAGTTCATCACTGGCGAAGATTTCGTCATTGACGGTGGTTTTACCGCTGGGGCGGGCTATCGCCGCGTTGCCAAGGAAACGGGTCTGTTGTGAGCTCACTGCAAGACCGGCGCACATAAAAACCCCCGGCAAATCACAGTCGGGGGTTTTCTCTGTGATGGGGTCAGCCTTTGTGACGAATATCGAGCATGATGGAAATGCCACGGGCGGCATCCGCTTCGGACACTTGTTCGAACATTTCGTCAATCCAGCCGAGGTGCTCGGCTGTCATTTCATCCATCAGGGCGCGGCCTTTGTCGGTGATGCGCACCCGAAAGGCGCGGCGGTCGCTTTCCACCGTCTGTCGTTCGGCCAGACCTTCTGACACCAGCCGGTCGACCACACCAGTCACATTGCCGTTCGAGACCACAAGATGCTGGGACAGTTCGCTCATCTTCATGCCTTCGGGTTCGGCATGCAGGGCGGCGAGGACGTCGAAACGGGGCAGGGTCGTGCCATATCCGGCGCGGAGACGTTCGCGCAGAGTGCCTTCGACGTAGCGCACGGCCTTCAGCATTTGCAGCCAAAGCCGCAGACGTTGCCGGGCCAGCCCGTCGTCTTCGATGTCGTGTTGATGCTCTGTTGCCATGAAACAAACTCCGCCTGAGGAACCGCACTGATTTTGTTTTACATATCAATTTATCAAGTTGAGGGTAAAGCCAAACCTGACACCCCGGCGAAAGCAGAGGGGTCGCCGGGGTGAGATTGTGAAAACAACTCTTTTTTGCCGATTTTTGCTCAGTGTTCAGGCAGTTTTCGGGGTTTTCCGGCTTCGTCTACAGCCACGAGGACC containing:
- a CDS encoding cupin domain-containing protein, whose amino-acid sequence is MTDKVVPVVTRSGELDDGTLQSGECVRKSGVSPQHTPATKIWFGRVSNEPGHRSPPHHHEECETGGYVLKGHGRIYFGEDYKEYIDMYEGDFVFVPPFMPHVEVNMSTTEELVWLTCRTPDNLVTNLPDVPDEQLEGYRRA
- a CDS encoding fumarylacetoacetate hydrolase family protein, which encodes MKLLRYGPLGSERPALRDDSGALRDLSAVVPDINGDALAPDMLAKLAALDLETLPLVEGTPRLGSAIARPGKFICVGLNYADHARETGKQPPAEPILFSKASNAICGPNDDVEIPRGSEKTDWEVELGVVIGSRAKYVSEAEALDHVAGYALVNDVSERAFQSERGGQWMKGKGHDTFGPVGPWLATKDEFEDIQNIDLWLDVDGERRQTGNTRTMIFDVPFLVSYISQFMTLEPGDIIATGTPPGVGLGMKPPVFLKEGQIVTLGASGLGEQRQRMVQA
- a CDS encoding SDR family oxidoreductase, whose protein sequence is MSIDFNTVKNALTDLSGKTAIVTGAARGQGAIEAELLATAGASVLLCDVLQDDGTALAARLCEAGKDVKFLKLDVTSEAGWLEALTMVRDWTGRLDILVNNAGIINRKIIRDMSVEEWRKVLDVNATGAFIGIKLAAPMMAETGGGSIVNISSNSAFSGHYDPAYTSSKWALRGLTRTAAMEFAEDNIRVNAICPGLIVTDLNRNSPHLGPMIGMTPAQRAGEADEVAQLVLFLASDGSQFITGEDFVIDGGFTAGAGYRRVAKETGLL
- a CDS encoding MarR family transcriptional regulator gives rise to the protein MATEHQHDIEDDGLARQRLRLWLQMLKAVRYVEGTLRERLRAGYGTTLPRFDVLAALHAEPEGMKMSELSQHLVVSNGNVTGVVDRLVSEGLAERQTVESDRRAFRVRITDKGRALMDEMTAEHLGWIDEMFEQVSEADAARGISIMLDIRHKG